In Sphingopyxis sp. 113P3, one DNA window encodes the following:
- a CDS encoding AraC family transcriptional regulator codes for MPVFPSGRYFILLSSCRPTAAEVPRCTNRNDRPFNTEHDSDYQAVSWIRCSDAAAPGIAPSGGANRKRYGVLCQNHFCGYGAARNAGREMMGEERKRKVPRPGGRRGKGSGARLGDDPAGSRDAPALEGKGFAGKASPDRCNFPSGVWRAIRAAGLEPSAILHAAGLPASIWLNPATPLSTESYFAIWRAIEALSNDCCFALRIIEAADRTGHQPGFIAGLYAFNFRDAINRLLHLKSMVTSEKLWVTEEKGRWVMGRDWPYATEPEPSLSLDLTFCLMVNLGRRGSGRHIRPVKVQYVRPPTPCDELAEYYGCAIEFEARQNAIIFDSADLDLPFPGYSPEFLDLITKSLHKAYEELKAEGTIREQVKAAMKRVMAGGQLEIAHIASELGMSERTLQRRIAEENATYRELLVEARRELSLHLLADQHLNIDNIASMLGFRTTTSFYRAFKEWKNVSPGKWRAMNAASGQD; via the coding sequence ATGCCTGTCTTTCCCAGTGGACGATATTTCATCTTGCTCTCCTCTTGCAGGCCGACGGCCGCCGAAGTGCCCCGATGTACGAATCGGAACGATCGTCCGTTTAATACGGAACATGATTCCGATTATCAAGCGGTGTCTTGGATCCGTTGCAGCGATGCCGCCGCACCGGGGATCGCACCCTCAGGAGGCGCCAATCGAAAGAGATATGGCGTCCTTTGCCAAAACCATTTTTGCGGCTATGGAGCAGCGCGAAATGCAGGCCGGGAGATGATGGGAGAAGAGAGGAAGCGGAAGGTGCCTCGCCCTGGCGGCCGTCGCGGCAAGGGCTCCGGCGCGCGCCTCGGAGATGATCCGGCTGGCTCGCGTGATGCGCCCGCCCTCGAGGGAAAAGGATTCGCGGGAAAGGCGAGCCCCGACCGGTGCAACTTCCCCTCCGGCGTCTGGCGCGCCATACGGGCGGCGGGCCTTGAGCCCTCCGCCATCCTGCATGCGGCGGGTCTTCCGGCGTCGATATGGCTCAATCCTGCAACTCCATTGTCCACCGAAAGCTATTTTGCGATCTGGCGGGCGATCGAAGCGCTATCCAACGATTGCTGCTTCGCATTGCGCATTATCGAGGCTGCGGACCGCACGGGGCATCAGCCCGGTTTCATCGCCGGCTTGTATGCGTTCAATTTTCGCGACGCGATCAACAGGCTGCTCCACCTCAAGAGCATGGTAACATCGGAAAAACTCTGGGTGACCGAGGAGAAGGGTCGGTGGGTGATGGGTCGTGACTGGCCTTATGCCACCGAGCCCGAACCCAGCCTGTCGCTCGACCTCACTTTCTGCCTGATGGTCAATCTCGGCCGCCGTGGGTCCGGCCGCCACATCCGGCCCGTCAAGGTCCAATATGTCCGGCCTCCCACGCCCTGCGACGAGCTTGCGGAATATTATGGATGCGCGATCGAGTTCGAAGCACGTCAGAACGCCATCATATTCGACAGCGCTGACCTCGATTTGCCGTTTCCCGGCTATTCGCCGGAGTTTCTCGACCTCATCACCAAGAGCCTTCACAAGGCCTATGAAGAGCTCAAGGCGGAAGGTACGATCCGCGAGCAGGTCAAGGCCGCGATGAAGCGCGTCATGGCAGGCGGCCAGCTCGAGATCGCCCATATCGCAAGCGAACTCGGGATGAGTGAGCGTACGCTACAGCGTCGGATCGCTGAGGAAAATGCGACCTATCGCGAGCTTTTGGTCGAAGCACGGCGCGAACTCAGTCTCCATCTGCTCGCTGACCAGCACCTCAATATCGACAATATTGCGTCGATGCTGGGATTTCGAACGACCACATCCTTTTACCGCGCGTTCAAGGAATGGAAGAATGTCTCGCCCGGAAAATGGCGAGCCATGAACGCGGCAAGCGGGCAGGATTGA
- a CDS encoding aldo/keto reductase — MKYRPLGKTGIQVSPYCLGAMMFGKMANPDHDECARIVHKALDFGINFIDTADAYSRGESEEIVGKALKGRRDNVVLATKVFHPMGEDPNERGGSRRWIKRAVDASLQRLQTDYIDIYQIHRPAPDTDVEETLSAFTDLVREGKIRTFGSSTFPASDLVTAHWIAERRGLLRFRTEQPPYSILNRSVEREVLPTCQQFGMGVMSWSPLAKGMLTGKYRQGQATPDTMRARYFPKAMRDESSLNIVEQLIPLAQGAGTSLMNMALAFVVSHPAISAAIIGPRTIEHLDDLLAGADLVLGDDILDQIDAIVPPGTDIAPLEGAAYLPPAIAHSPLRRRPLAERSAV, encoded by the coding sequence ATGAAATATCGTCCACTGGGAAAGACAGGCATTCAGGTGAGCCCCTATTGTCTTGGGGCCATGATGTTCGGGAAAATGGCGAATCCCGATCATGACGAATGCGCGCGCATCGTGCACAAGGCTCTCGATTTCGGGATCAACTTCATCGACACGGCTGACGCCTACAGCCGCGGCGAATCCGAGGAGATCGTAGGCAAGGCGCTCAAGGGAAGGCGCGACAACGTCGTTCTCGCCACGAAGGTGTTTCACCCCATGGGCGAGGACCCGAACGAGCGCGGTGGCTCGCGGCGCTGGATCAAGCGCGCGGTCGACGCTTCGCTTCAACGCCTCCAGACCGACTATATCGACATCTACCAGATCCACCGCCCGGCGCCCGATACCGATGTCGAAGAAACGCTCTCGGCCTTTACCGACCTGGTGCGCGAGGGGAAGATTCGCACCTTCGGCTCATCGACCTTCCCCGCCTCGGATCTCGTGACCGCGCATTGGATTGCCGAACGCCGAGGCCTTCTGCGCTTCCGGACCGAGCAGCCGCCCTATTCGATTCTCAATCGCTCGGTCGAACGCGAGGTGCTGCCGACCTGCCAGCAATTCGGGATGGGCGTGATGTCCTGGAGTCCTTTGGCAAAAGGCATGCTCACGGGAAAATATCGCCAGGGGCAGGCGACCCCCGATACGATGCGGGCGCGATATTTTCCGAAGGCGATGCGGGACGAAAGCAGCCTGAACATCGTTGAACAGCTCATCCCACTGGCCCAGGGTGCGGGCACCTCGCTCATGAACATGGCGTTAGCCTTTGTCGTGAGCCATCCCGCGATCAGCGCTGCCATCATCGGTCCGCGCACGATCGAGCATCTCGACGACCTCCTCGCCGGCGCAGACCTGGTGCTGGGCGATGATATCCTCGATCAAATTGACGCGATCGTACCGCCGGGCACTGATATCGCCCCGCTCGAAGGCGCCGCCTATTTGCCGCCCGCTATCGCGCATTCTCCCCTGCGGCGGCGGCCGCTGGCAGAGCGGAGCGCGGTTTGA
- a CDS encoding LysR substrate-binding domain-containing protein, whose product MRYLVALADELNFTRAAKRCNVSQPPFSRAIRDLEEELGARLFERDKHRVSLTPVGAGVVADARRILAMLDESQERARRAARGLQGTLAIGFGGSTVYSLLPALVRNFRAEVKEVEIRFRAMAVLSQIDALRAGEIDLGIVRLPVHDEVIETRLVHREPLAVALPPGHVLLKNRSPVSIGQLATSRFVTYQPMRGFNYHADLHALCRLAGFTPDIAHEAPSTEAVIGIVACGEGVALVPASAERLHMEGVAFQPLDTSGLPDRLSMVEFALAWRKDNPTPATIEFVDRTTEWLASSETGHLPVA is encoded by the coding sequence ATGCGGTACCTCGTGGCACTCGCCGACGAGCTCAACTTCACGCGCGCGGCGAAGCGCTGCAACGTCTCGCAGCCACCTTTCAGCCGGGCGATCCGCGATCTTGAGGAAGAGCTCGGCGCGCGATTGTTCGAGCGCGACAAGCACCGCGTATCACTGACACCCGTTGGCGCCGGCGTCGTGGCGGACGCACGGCGCATTCTCGCCATGCTTGACGAGAGCCAGGAACGCGCTCGGCGCGCGGCCCGGGGATTGCAGGGCACGCTCGCAATCGGCTTCGGGGGGTCAACCGTCTATTCGCTCCTGCCAGCCCTCGTGCGCAACTTCCGAGCCGAGGTGAAAGAGGTCGAAATCCGATTTCGTGCCATGGCGGTGCTGAGCCAGATCGACGCGCTCCGCGCAGGCGAAATCGATCTTGGGATCGTTCGCCTCCCCGTACACGACGAGGTGATCGAAACGCGCCTCGTCCACCGCGAACCGCTCGCGGTAGCCCTGCCTCCCGGCCACGTCCTGCTGAAGAACCGATCGCCTGTCTCGATCGGTCAGCTTGCGACGAGCCGCTTCGTAACCTATCAGCCGATGCGCGGCTTCAACTATCACGCTGATCTGCATGCGCTTTGCCGCCTCGCCGGTTTCACGCCCGACATCGCGCACGAGGCCCCCTCGACCGAAGCCGTGATCGGGATCGTCGCGTGCGGCGAAGGCGTGGCGCTTGTCCCCGCCTCGGCGGAACGATTGCACATGGAAGGGGTGGCCTTTCAGCCGCTCGACACAAGCGGACTTCCCGATCGCCTTTCGATGGTCGAGTTTGCGCTCGCATGGCGCAAGGACAATCCCACGCCCGCGACGATCGAGTTCGTCGACAGGACGACAGAATGGCTGGCGTCGTCGGAAACCGGGCATCTTCCCGTCGCCTAG
- a CDS encoding dienelactone hydrolase family protein, translated as MKPPSIQVRSEDGEFAAYLAAPARPNGVAIVVLQEIFGVNANIRAIADGYAQRGFTVVAPDLFWRSGQGIELDPSSETDKAEALELMKQLDRNQAVSDGAAALRELRNRIPGLKHSAAVGYCFGGAISYLMAARGIVDVGVAYYGTGIHTLLDEMAAPKGRLLLHIAGDDYLCPEEAQRKIVDAAAQAGAQVIVHPSVGHAFARVGGDAYDREAAERADSATQALLASLIS; from the coding sequence ATGAAACCCCCGAGCATTCAGGTCCGCAGTGAGGACGGCGAATTCGCAGCCTATCTGGCAGCACCCGCGCGCCCCAACGGCGTCGCGATCGTCGTTTTGCAGGAAATCTTCGGCGTCAATGCGAATATCCGTGCGATTGCCGACGGCTACGCGCAGAGAGGATTTACGGTCGTGGCGCCGGACCTCTTCTGGCGCAGTGGGCAGGGCATTGAGCTCGACCCCTCCTCGGAGACGGACAAGGCGGAGGCGCTCGAGCTGATGAAGCAGCTCGACAGGAACCAGGCGGTGTCCGATGGCGCCGCGGCTCTTCGCGAACTGCGCAATCGGATCCCGGGACTGAAGCATAGCGCCGCGGTAGGCTATTGCTTCGGCGGCGCCATATCCTATCTCATGGCCGCGCGCGGGATCGTCGATGTCGGCGTCGCCTATTATGGTACCGGGATTCACACGCTCCTCGATGAGATGGCGGCGCCGAAGGGTCGACTGCTTCTGCATATCGCCGGCGACGATTATCTATGCCCCGAGGAGGCGCAGCGGAAAATTGTAGACGCGGCGGCGCAGGCGGGCGCCCAAGTCATTGTCCACCCGTCCGTCGGGCACGCTTTCGCGCGCGTCGGTGGCGACGCCTATGACCGCGAGGCAGCGGAACGCGCAGACAGTGCGACCCAGGCCCTGCTCGCTTCTCTCATAAGCTGA
- a CDS encoding carboxymuconolactone decarboxylase family protein, protein MSDKIKRLSFEELAPPAQRVLEARVKRLGYLGEFFRCTGHQPDILVPFMEMTEALKKALPDRLTEVGALTVATVMGNDYERHQHERLSRNLGFGEAWVAAVETLQPDTADGMSDEERAVQRLVMAAIERRGHGVAAELDAVIELIGDRQALAVLFLIGRYLTHAIIVNALALEPPVSSIFATGEDQ, encoded by the coding sequence ATGTCGGACAAGATCAAACGCCTGTCATTCGAAGAGCTCGCACCGCCCGCGCAGCGCGTGCTGGAGGCACGCGTAAAGCGGCTTGGTTATCTGGGAGAGTTCTTCCGGTGCACGGGCCATCAGCCGGATATCCTCGTCCCCTTCATGGAAATGACCGAAGCGCTGAAGAAGGCGCTGCCCGACCGGCTAACCGAGGTCGGCGCGCTGACGGTCGCGACTGTCATGGGCAATGATTATGAGCGCCATCAGCATGAACGGCTGTCGCGCAATCTTGGCTTCGGCGAAGCGTGGGTGGCCGCGGTCGAGACGCTGCAGCCCGACACGGCAGACGGCATGTCGGATGAAGAGCGTGCAGTACAACGGCTCGTGATGGCGGCCATCGAGCGGCGCGGACATGGCGTAGCCGCCGAACTGGACGCGGTGATCGAACTGATCGGTGACAGGCAGGCGCTGGCGGTCCTGTTTCTGATCGGCCGCTATCTCACTCACGCAATTATCGTCAATGCGCTCGCGCTCGAACCGCCGGTCTCCTCCATTTTCGCAACGGGAGAGGATCAGTGA
- a CDS encoding ornithine cyclodeaminase family protein: MSDPIWITERDVVELMCLPQAIDALRVGLCEEAAGFARNMVKTHAMWGGHSTLHAIGAVFERKGVAGTKTWAHTEGGAMPLLIVLDAGTGDVLAIIEAFALGQMRTGGISGLATDIMARPDARRMAMIGAGKQSLTQIAAVAAVRPLDRITVWSPTAAKREALARRAGEMLRIETLAAATLEEALDNAQIVTLATRATAPFLSDDMLRPGAHLNAVGAITPERAEFAPELLARAAIVSADSVPQVRNLSYEFMTSFGASETDWARVQPLCDLVAAETRRPLDAELTIFKAMGMGISDLALGSALLEAARAAGIGRPIPRPVRVTPRLTDKPTVELAS, translated from the coding sequence GTGAGCGACCCGATCTGGATTACCGAGCGTGATGTCGTCGAACTCATGTGCCTGCCGCAGGCCATCGATGCCTTGCGGGTGGGCCTTTGCGAAGAGGCGGCCGGCTTCGCAAGGAATATGGTGAAAACCCACGCCATGTGGGGCGGGCATTCCACCTTGCATGCGATAGGCGCGGTATTTGAACGCAAGGGTGTCGCAGGTACCAAGACCTGGGCGCATACCGAAGGCGGCGCCATGCCGCTTCTGATCGTGCTCGACGCCGGCACCGGCGACGTACTTGCGATCATCGAGGCCTTTGCTCTTGGACAGATGCGTACCGGAGGGATCAGCGGGCTTGCGACCGATATCATGGCGAGGCCCGATGCACGGCGCATGGCGATGATCGGCGCCGGCAAGCAAAGCCTGACCCAAATCGCGGCCGTGGCAGCCGTACGCCCGCTCGATCGAATCACCGTGTGGAGTCCGACGGCGGCCAAGCGCGAAGCTCTCGCGCGACGGGCCGGAGAAATGCTGCGCATCGAAACTTTGGCGGCGGCGACGCTCGAGGAGGCGCTCGACAATGCGCAGATCGTGACGCTCGCGACGCGAGCGACGGCGCCTTTTCTTTCCGACGATATGCTGCGGCCCGGCGCCCATCTGAACGCCGTCGGCGCGATCACGCCGGAGCGGGCCGAATTCGCACCCGAATTGCTTGCGCGTGCGGCCATCGTGTCCGCCGACAGCGTGCCGCAGGTCCGCAACCTATCCTATGAGTTCATGACAAGTTTCGGGGCAAGCGAGACCGACTGGGCGCGCGTTCAGCCTCTCTGCGACCTCGTCGCTGCCGAAACTCGGCGGCCTCTGGATGCCGAGCTGACCATTTTCAAGGCGATGGGAATGGGGATCTCCGACCTTGCGCTGGGATCCGCCCTGCTCGAGGCGGCACGCGCAGCCGGTATCGGCCGCCCCATACCGCGACCGGTCCGCGTCACCCCTCGCCTCACCGATAAACCAACCGTGGAGCTTGCCTCATGA
- a CDS encoding cupin domain-containing protein, protein MTQPLFIDASGPLPAREAPWEPIVITKEQIDAEIERLATIARPANGRRRSYIQHPRNERSIGLAPGIQVALDVLLPGEETATFRQNSTQVNFVIRGSGETEISGRRRATALHDVWNTPSMRIYRHKNTGDDLYVRLTYSNGALLDMMNIHVVEENPQPLLKSIDREEEQSEPDERRNSPYGTFELNEEGAWLMPYERLINPPSVTSPALYWPWQDVKAHLDKLEALGKDYIGRRLYLLYNPMTGRTNGTTPNFFATMTVRPPKIVDRPHRHSSAAVNYYFTGSGRSTVEGKTYEWKAGDLMLSAPGWAVHNHASYDEAVYELTIQDQPLNIAMESLLWQESLKEPPALLGAEEGFRTNRAAASA, encoded by the coding sequence ATGACCCAGCCCCTTTTCATCGATGCCAGTGGTCCACTTCCCGCGAGGGAGGCGCCTTGGGAGCCCATCGTGATCACCAAGGAACAGATCGATGCGGAGATCGAGCGGCTCGCGACGATTGCGCGCCCGGCCAATGGCCGCCGCCGCTCTTACATCCAGCATCCCCGCAACGAGCGTTCCATAGGTCTGGCGCCCGGCATTCAGGTGGCTCTCGATGTTCTGCTTCCGGGCGAGGAGACAGCGACCTTTCGCCAGAACTCGACCCAGGTGAATTTCGTGATCCGCGGTAGCGGCGAAACGGAAATCAGCGGCCGGCGCCGCGCAACCGCGCTCCATGACGTATGGAACACGCCCTCGATGCGCATCTATCGCCACAAGAATACCGGCGATGACCTCTATGTGCGGCTCACCTACAGCAACGGCGCGCTCCTCGACATGATGAACATCCATGTCGTCGAAGAAAACCCCCAACCTTTGCTCAAAAGTATCGACCGGGAGGAGGAGCAATCCGAGCCGGATGAGCGCCGCAACAGCCCCTACGGGACCTTTGAGCTCAACGAAGAGGGTGCGTGGCTCATGCCCTACGAACGGCTGATCAATCCCCCCTCGGTGACCAGCCCGGCCCTCTATTGGCCGTGGCAGGACGTGAAGGCCCACCTCGACAAGCTGGAAGCGCTCGGCAAGGATTATATCGGGCGGCGCCTATATCTGCTCTACAACCCCATGACCGGCCGCACCAACGGCACGACGCCGAACTTTTTCGCGACAATGACCGTGCGACCGCCCAAGATCGTCGACCGTCCGCACCGCCATTCCTCTGCTGCGGTAAACTATTATTTCACAGGGTCGGGACGCTCGACCGTCGAAGGTAAAACCTATGAATGGAAGGCTGGCGATCTGATGCTGTCTGCCCCTGGCTGGGCGGTTCACAACCACGCGAGCTATGACGAGGCGGTTTACGAGCTGACAATTCAGGATCAACCCCTCAACATCGCCATGGAATCGCTGCTTTGGCAAGAAAGCCTCAAGGAGCCGCCGGCCCTGCTCGGCGCGGAGGAAGGGTTCCGGACAAACCGCGCAGCAGCATCAGCCTGA
- the hpaH gene encoding 2-oxo-hept-4-ene-1,7-dioate hydratase translates to MGGASTLDDAVIREAATALDAAERDRVQIPLLSDDYPAMTMNDAYAIQSEWVRRKLDRGDPLVGWKIGLTSKAMQSALSIDIPDSGFLLQSMMFENGASIPAGRFIQPRVEAEIAFVTKAPLAARGITGEQIMDATDYIVPALEILDTRITRRDPRSGRLRTVLDTIADNAANAGVVLGDPVSDFRSLDLRWVGAIVSKDGEVEETGLGAGVLDDPLRAVVWLAERLAQYGETIEAGQIILSGSFIRPVEAPPGSRISADFGPLGQVSCHFA, encoded by the coding sequence ATGGGGGGCGCTTCCACACTCGACGATGCGGTCATCCGCGAGGCGGCCACCGCACTGGATGCGGCCGAGCGCGATCGCGTGCAGATCCCCCTTCTCAGCGACGACTACCCCGCGATGACGATGAACGATGCGTACGCCATCCAGAGCGAATGGGTACGCCGAAAGCTGGACCGCGGTGATCCGCTGGTGGGATGGAAGATCGGTCTGACCTCGAAAGCGATGCAGTCAGCCCTCTCGATCGACATCCCGGATTCAGGCTTTCTCCTTCAGAGCATGATGTTCGAAAACGGCGCCAGTATCCCAGCGGGCCGCTTCATTCAGCCGCGGGTCGAGGCCGAGATTGCCTTCGTCACCAAGGCACCGCTGGCGGCGCGAGGGATCACCGGCGAACAGATAATGGACGCAACGGATTATATCGTCCCGGCGCTCGAAATACTGGATACCCGCATCACGCGCAGGGATCCGCGCTCGGGCCGATTGCGCACGGTACTCGATACAATAGCCGACAACGCGGCCAATGCGGGCGTCGTTCTGGGCGATCCGGTGTCTGATTTCCGCAGCCTCGACTTGCGCTGGGTCGGCGCAATCGTCTCGAAGGACGGCGAGGTCGAGGAAACCGGTCTTGGCGCCGGCGTGCTGGACGACCCGCTGCGGGCGGTCGTCTGGCTCGCCGAGCGGCTTGCCCAATATGGAGAGACTATCGAGGCGGGACAGATCATTCTTTCGGGATCGTTCATCCGCCCGGTGGAAGCTCCTCCGGGAAGCCGTATCAGCGCCGATTTCGGGCCCTTGGGACAGGTTTCCTGCCATTTCGCCTGA
- the hpaI gene encoding 4-hydroxy-2-oxoheptanedioate aldolase, whose protein sequence is MANDFKTAIGDHRPQIGLWQALTSPYAAEICAGAGFDWLLIDGEHAPNDIPLILAQLQAIAPYEVEPVVRPPIGDPVGIKQLLDIGARSLLIPMVESAEQAGELVRATRYPPAGIRGVGSAIGRASRWNRNPAYLHTAQDDICLLLQVESLAGLTAIEQIAAVSGVDGIFIGPSDLAAALGHLGNPGHETVQAAIEDAILRIKKAGKAAGILIADEALARRYLELGASFVAIGTDVTILARGAERLAGRFSNSAAPRDPGAKLVY, encoded by the coding sequence ATGGCCAATGATTTCAAGACGGCAATCGGCGACCACCGCCCGCAAATAGGTCTATGGCAGGCCCTCACCTCCCCTTATGCCGCCGAGATATGTGCCGGGGCAGGCTTCGACTGGCTGCTGATCGACGGCGAGCACGCCCCCAATGATATCCCGCTGATCCTGGCGCAGCTGCAAGCCATCGCGCCCTACGAGGTGGAGCCGGTCGTTCGCCCGCCCATCGGGGACCCGGTCGGCATCAAGCAATTGCTCGACATTGGCGCCCGCAGCCTGTTGATCCCGATGGTTGAAAGTGCAGAGCAGGCCGGGGAGCTTGTCCGCGCGACGCGCTACCCTCCCGCCGGCATCCGCGGTGTGGGATCGGCAATCGGGCGGGCCAGTCGCTGGAATCGGAACCCCGCCTATCTTCACACCGCCCAGGATGACATCTGCCTTCTGCTTCAGGTGGAATCGCTCGCAGGATTGACCGCGATCGAACAGATCGCCGCTGTGAGCGGTGTCGATGGAATTTTTATCGGACCCTCCGATCTCGCGGCAGCTCTGGGACATCTTGGAAACCCCGGGCACGAGACCGTGCAAGCGGCCATCGAAGACGCCATCTTGCGGATCAAGAAGGCGGGGAAGGCTGCCGGAATTCTGATCGCAGACGAGGCGCTCGCCCGGCGCTACCTCGAACTTGGCGCCAGCTTTGTCGCGATTGGAACTGACGTCACAATTCTGGCGCGCGGCGCGGAGAGGCTCGCCGGGCGGTTCAGCAACTCCGCTGCTCCTCGTGATCCAGGGGCGAAGCTGGTTTACTAA
- a CDS encoding TetR/AcrR family transcriptional regulator — translation MEPDAEQSGDRDERNRPMRADASRNLESLLHAAMSVFAEAGVDAPMRTIAARAGVGVGTLYRHFPQRSDLIKAVLQREVDAFADAAGALLSTRPPGEALAEWMRNLVDLVATKRGLGPALHSGDPAYQGLPAYILGRLTPALQSMLDAAVAAGAIRADVDAQELLMAAVSLAAPAGGGDKAQGRRMIDLLVDGLRFGATAA, via the coding sequence GTGGAACCCGACGCTGAACAATCAGGCGACCGCGACGAGCGGAACCGGCCGATGCGCGCCGACGCTTCGCGAAATCTCGAATCATTGCTTCATGCTGCGATGAGCGTGTTCGCGGAAGCGGGCGTCGATGCCCCGATGCGGACGATTGCCGCGCGCGCAGGCGTGGGCGTCGGCACCCTCTATCGCCATTTCCCGCAGCGGTCCGACCTCATCAAGGCGGTTTTGCAGCGTGAAGTCGACGCGTTCGCAGATGCGGCTGGGGCGCTGCTTTCGACGCGGCCTCCTGGCGAGGCTCTGGCCGAGTGGATGCGCAACCTCGTCGATCTTGTTGCCACCAAGCGCGGCCTTGGCCCGGCCCTTCATTCAGGCGACCCCGCTTATCAGGGGCTCCCCGCCTATATTCTCGGAAGGCTCACCCCAGCTTTGCAAAGCATGCTCGATGCAGCGGTTGCCGCCGGGGCAATCCGCGCTGATGTCGACGCGCAGGAATTGCTGATGGCAGCAGTCAGCCTCGCTGCCCCGGCCGGCGGCGGAGACAAGGCGCAAGGCCGGCGGATGATCGACCTCCTCGTGGACGGCCTGCGGTTCGGCGCGACCGCCGCCTGA